A window of Methanoregula sp. genomic DNA:
CTTCTCACCCCAATACTGGATGCGGAGCTCATTGTTCAGGGTGCAATTACGAGTTATCCTATAAAACCAAACACCCCTACGGGCTGTCCAACACCGGCATCGATTACCCGGTCAATGATGGAATTATGCGACCTGCAACCATTATTTATCAACGCCGGGCTCCGCCATACCCCTACCGTCCCCTGCCTTGACGTGTACGGGCAGATTGGCGAGGATCCCCGGTTCCGCGATGCAGTTCCGCAGGCACAGGCATTGTTCGAACAGGGAAAACGGATGGGTAAATTTCTTTCCGCATCCAGCGACCTTGTCGTGCTGGGAGAATGTGTGCCCGGAGGGACTACTACGGCGCTTTGTGTACTGCGTGCACTGGGGTACGATGCATCGGTGAGCAGCAGTTTTGTTGACAATCCGGTTACCCAGAAAGAAGAGATCTGCCGGATGGCGCTTGCACGGGTCAGGGCAGACCATATGACCGCACCACTGGATGTACTACGATATACCGGAGATCCGATGATGCCCGTTGCGGCCGGAATTTCCAGCACCTATACCGGCCACCTTCTCCTTGCCGGGGGCACCCAGATGCTGGCGGTGAGTGCAATAATCAGGGCATTGGGATTGCGTCTCCCCTCTGTAGTCACCACATCCTATGTGCGGGACGACCCGTCCGCCAATGTCGGGCAGATCGCCCGGCAGATTGGGGTAAAGATCTACTATGTTGACCCGGATTTCGGGGACATCGGGCATGCCGGCCTTGCAAGGTATTGCATAGGGGAAGTCAAGGAAGGTATGGGTGCTGGCGGGGCGATGTGTCTTGCTTATCTCCTTGGCCACTCACCTGAAGAGATCCGGGCAAAAATCCTAAAGACGGTAAGTGCCTACAGCTGAACAGAATTATAGTACATCAATACAAACCTCATCATGATGCGTCCTATCTATGTAGTCAATAACTTCGGCCAGTTTAATCACCTCATCCACCGTGCTTTGCGGGATCTGGAGATCGATGTGGAACTGGTGCCCAATACTACTTCTCAAGAACAGGTTGCGGAAGGATGCAGGGGGATCATTCTTGGAGGTGGCCCGGCCATAGAGCGTGCAGGGAACTGCAGCCAGTATCTCGACCTCGGATTACCGGTACTGGGGATCTGCCTTGGCCTTCATATCATCGCAAAAAAATTTAACGGGGACGTGCATCCCGGTCGCAGCGGAGGATACGGCCCGGTTGAAATAGAAATCTGCCAACATGATGATATTCTCGCAGGTTACCCGGACAACATGAGCGTCTGGGCATCGCATGCCGATGAAGTATCACGGTTACCGGATGGATTTACGCTGCTTGCCCGTTCATCTATCTGCAATAACGAGGCAATCGCCCTTCCGGATAAACAGATATACGGGCTCCAGTGGCACCCGGAAGTGAGTCATACGTTTCAGGGGAACCGTATTTTTGAAAATTTCAACCTGCTCACGCTTGAGAACAGGGGATGACCCGCCGGATATCAGTGCTGCCGGGAATATGAAGGGCACAGGATCCCGCGCTCGAAATCCTGCCCGATACTGATGTGCATCTCAAAGACCGGCCGCTCTTTTTCTCCGGGACCGTTTTTTTTGGGTTTGTAAATTTTATATATTAGCAGGAAAGATGGATGAATATGATAAGCAAAAACGCAAAATGCTGTGTTTTATTGATATTCGGGATCCTTTTTTTGATTAGTCCTGTGTTTGCTGCAATCAGTACAATACGTCTTGGCGAAACGGTTTTTCTTGGCGAACAGGGACTCGATATAACCCTTGCAATGGAAGGGGATACACAGATTGGATGGTGGGCATCCGCAGCATCGATTACAGACAGTGCCCCCACGGGTATTGTACCTGTTTCAAATCCTACAAGTTTCTCCGTCTCTCCAAATACATTTGGGTCTCAAACCGGTGTATGGTACCACATTAACTCCTTGGGAAAAGCAAATGGAACGGCATTCAATATAGCAGATCCACAACTGGATATTATTGTCGAGGACACTTCGGTCAATGTTGATGTGACAGATAAATGGGTACCCACAGATGACGAACTCCGTTTCAGGATTGATACAAATCTGGTGCCCATATCAGGAAGAACAGGTCAATCGTGGACCCCAATAACTATCAAAGTCCAGTCTCCTGATGGAGCGATTTTTTCATCATTGATCAGCAAAACCGGAGGTACAACATCCATCGTTGATTATCATGTTCAAACAAGCCCCCAATATACCGATTCAATCTGGGGTACCAGCAATCGAGCTATCTATCCCCCAGGAAGGTATACGATATGGGCTGAATGTAACGTCAACAGCATGAAAGACAATTATGGTGTGACGGGTAAGACTATAAGCAGAAAAATCAGTTTACTAAATCAGGATCAGAATCCTCTTATCGGTGGATATATGCCGACAACAAATCCTACCTCCCCGACAAGCACTCCTACTACAAAAGCTACAACCTTTCCAACTCCGAAACTGACGACATCTAAAAATACTCCCATGCCTTCCCTCACTCAACCCCCGATACCCTCAGCCACTCCCACAACTGCCGAAACCGTAGTTACTCTGCAACCGACACTGATCCCCACAAAAACAAAATCAGCCGGATTCGAAGCTATCCTTTCGGGTTTAGCCATAATAGCAGTACTGGTATTTGCACAAAAAAACAATAAATAACCATTTTTCCCGGTTCGCAACCTTTTATTAACTTACTTTTCCATTCCGGTGTATGAATGTAGTAACCACCGTGATAAAATCCCGTCATAGTGTACGGAAATTTAAACCTGATTCTATCAGTGCTATCATAATAAAAGACGTGCTTGAATGTGCTGCGCAGGCACCCACAGCAATGAATCTCCAGCCGTGGTTGTTTGGTGTTATTAAAAATAAAGAAGTACTTGCGAATATTGCATCAATCGCAGATCATGGAAAGTTCATTGCAGAATGCCCCTTATGCATTGCGGTTTTTGGCGAGAAGAAAGAAACCTACTATCTTGAGGATTGCTGTGCTGCAACAGAAAACATTATTCTGGCTTTGCAGGCTCACGGGGTTGCATCCTGCTGGGTTGCCGGAGAGAAAAAAGTGTATGCTGACCAGATTCGTGTCCTGCTTGATGTTCCCGATCAATATGTATTAGTCTCACTCATCGCGGCCGGTCTTCCCGCTGAGATTTCAATGACAAATAAAAAGGAAATGAAAAAAATAGTCTTCCATGAAAAATTTGAAACTGATTTATATGCGTGAATTAATTATGTGATCACCTTTTTCTTAAAAAACATTCCAATACTCAAAAACCCCGGAATTATTAAGCATCAGGCCAATAACATCATTGATCATG
This region includes:
- a CDS encoding TIGR00303 family protein, with amino-acid sequence MGFLSEIPDVTCKKPLFCAILGNTLLSTVPGVSGAGSTPDNTLLTPILDAELIVQGAITSYPIKPNTPTGCPTPASITRSMMELCDLQPLFINAGLRHTPTVPCLDVYGQIGEDPRFRDAVPQAQALFEQGKRMGKFLSASSDLVVLGECVPGGTTTALCVLRALGYDASVSSSFVDNPVTQKEEICRMALARVRADHMTAPLDVLRYTGDPMMPVAAGISSTYTGHLLLAGGTQMLAVSAIIRALGLRLPSVVTTSYVRDDPSANVGQIARQIGVKIYYVDPDFGDIGHAGLARYCIGEVKEGMGAGGAMCLAYLLGHSPEEIRAKILKTVSAYS
- a CDS encoding DUF3821 domain-containing protein — protein: MNMISKNAKCCVLLIFGILFLISPVFAAISTIRLGETVFLGEQGLDITLAMEGDTQIGWWASAASITDSAPTGIVPVSNPTSFSVSPNTFGSQTGVWYHINSLGKANGTAFNIADPQLDIIVEDTSVNVDVTDKWVPTDDELRFRIDTNLVPISGRTGQSWTPITIKVQSPDGAIFSSLISKTGGTTSIVDYHVQTSPQYTDSIWGTSNRAIYPPGRYTIWAECNVNSMKDNYGVTGKTISRKISLLNQDQNPLIGGYMPTTNPTSPTSTPTTKATTFPTPKLTTSKNTPMPSLTQPPIPSATPTTAETVVTLQPTLIPTKTKSAGFEAILSGLAIIAVLVFAQKNNK
- a CDS encoding GMP synthase subunit A; translation: MRPIYVVNNFGQFNHLIHRALRDLEIDVELVPNTTSQEQVAEGCRGIILGGGPAIERAGNCSQYLDLGLPVLGICLGLHIIAKKFNGDVHPGRSGGYGPVEIEICQHDDILAGYPDNMSVWASHADEVSRLPDGFTLLARSSICNNEAIALPDKQIYGLQWHPEVSHTFQGNRIFENFNLLTLENRG
- a CDS encoding nitroreductase family protein, encoding MNVVTTVIKSRHSVRKFKPDSISAIIIKDVLECAAQAPTAMNLQPWLFGVIKNKEVLANIASIADHGKFIAECPLCIAVFGEKKETYYLEDCCAATENIILALQAHGVASCWVAGEKKVYADQIRVLLDVPDQYVLVSLIAAGLPAEISMTNKKEMKKIVFHEKFETDLYA